CTACTCGTCCAGGAAAAGCAACTTTGGAAGATGGAATGTCGACAATCAGAGAGAGGAGGGTGAAGTGGCCGGATTCGTCCTGATAACATTAGCGAGGGATTTACAAGCTGGCAGTTGCACATACCTTGAAGTATTCTCCTCTGGCTTCGCCTACAGTGTAGGTCCCGGGAGGGAGCACTTCCTTGGCCTTGTTGGCTGTAGGATTTGTACCCCTCAGGTTCAACCCTCCAAACCACTGGGAGAGTAGCCCAGCTTTGGgtgcctcttcttcctcaatctcttcgACATTGCTTTCCAGCGCCTCCACTGATCCTACCATCCCGGCGTCCTTGAGGGTCTTCCTACCCCAATCAACGACGCCATTCCATGAATTTCGAACCCATCCCAAAGGctccttctcatctttaCCACGCCCATGGACCCAAAATGAGATAACCAGGTGTTCTCGACCCGAAGTGGGATGTCGAATAAAGGTATGCGTAATGGAGGGTGTCCCACGGATGGGCGCAGAAGAATGCGGTGAATGGGTGAATTTCAGAGGATGAAGCAGATAACCGTCTAACTGGATCGCATGTCAGTCCAACCCTCTCTTCAGCATGACGTCGCCACGAGCTTACAGATCCAGATGCACGAATCATATCGATTGCTCGAGAGTACAAGACGGAAGGAGAGTTTTTCGCAAATAGTTCAGTCGTGAGAGCAATCGTGAGGACGACAAAGAGAGCTCCACCGAAGAGAATAACCGCCAGATTTCCCGTCTGCCTTGTCGTCCTCACCACTTTCCGGACCACATGTTACCATCATTCATCATGGTACAATGCAACTTACCTTTGCCTCCAAGTCCCAGCTGTGACCATTTCTGCCAAGTTTTTCTCCGCCCCGTTGGCCCAACACCAAGAGGGAAGGGCCCCACTGTGTCTTGCGTTGCTGAAGACGTACCGCTCTTTTTACCTAGTCCTCTAAGGAGGTCATCGGTGGCTTGCGACTGGGATCTAGAGGACGTTGTATCTTTGTGTGTTGCACAGAGATGCAGTGATGTTGAGAATGAACGTAAAGAGAGTGCTGGATTCCCAGCACTGGATATTCCAAGCACTGCGCGTAAAATGGTGGTGGATTTACTCATACTGAATGTTTTTTAATATCAAAATTCAGCGaattcaaagaaagagagtaGACGATAAGGCATTTCatagtcacgtgattttaTGTTACGTAAAATGATAAGCCTTTGGGTCATAAGATGTGTGGCGTTCTTTCCCAGTTAACTTTGTTCATATCAAGATAATCTTTGATTGTttaatctttcttttacaatTCCATGAACTATTTGATAGATTTTTACAAGACTCTCAACAGGTAGTTATCCAGCAACGTCACACAGACACCCAAAGTCGTAGTCCGTTAGTATCGGGCTTACCCTAACTCTGTCCTTTATCTATCGAGTAGCAACACGACATTCGACTCTCGTCCTTTCAGAAACTCACTTTTCTACCAGCCAGGCTACTTCTTATCAGCTTCGCTTCCTATATAAGAATAATACATTATATAGATTCTTTCCCATACCTATCACTCACCATGTCCACACCAGCTATTGTATCCTACCTTCGATCCCTGGAGGCAGTTAGAGAACGCTCTACCAAGGTGTATCAGCTTGGCGTGGAGAATAAGCTTGACCATTGGATCTTCCATCAAGCCAAGCTGGGAGATGTTGCTGATTATTGCATAAAGATTATCAAAGTGCGTTTAACATAGATAAACTAGTGTGGTACTAACTCCTCTCAGAGAGACTTTGGCGCCGATTATCAGTCTATTCCACGTAAGTTATGAAAATAATAATGAAGCCAGCTGATTTGTTGCTAGCCCATTGCAGGCGTAATCACTTTGTCACTTCGGATAATGACCGCATCTCCACTCTCCTTGCGAACTCTGCTTTCCCTCCCACATCTCGGCCCATTGATCGTGCAGGTACGCTTATAGACTTGTATCTTGTGTCCGTTCTTTTGGATGCTGGTGCCGGCCCTACTTGGGCTTATATCGAGACGAACGATAAAGGCGAAGTCACTTGGAAAGGTGGGAGGAGTGAAGGTCTGGCGGTGGCCAGTTACCACATGTTTATTGACGGGTTGTTTTCAAGCAACAGTTCCAACAAGTTCCAAGTTGATGCTGAAGGATTGAAGAATCTCACCCCGGAACTGCTCTCCAAGCATCTTCAAGTGTCAGATGATAACCCTATGGCTGGCCTGGAAGGCAGGTGTAATTTGTTGATCAAGCTGGGTGATGCCCTTGCCGCTCGTCCCGATCTCGTTGCTGGAGGAAGACCTGGCGATTTGCTTAGTAAGTCGAATGCTTTCTCTAAACATCTTTGCTAATATAGCATCAGAGTACTTTGAGTCTAAGCTCGACAACAAGACCCTCCCACTTGTTACTTTTTGGGCAACTCTTTTTGAACTTTTGCTCCCAATTTGGCCTTCTAGAGTGACTTTGCCTTCTCACTCAGATTTCCCTCTGGGTGACGTCTGGCCTTgtgtttctctttccagAACCCTCAATCAGGCTCGTGCCACAAGAGAGGAAGGTGACAATTTTGTTCCATTCCACAAATTGACACAATGGCTGTGCTACTCACTTGTGGAGGCTATTGAAAGTGAAGCTGGATGGAAGGTACAGAAGGGTCTAGGACAAACTGGCTTACCAGAGGTATGTGGCTTCTATCTGCTGTTGGCTCGTATACTCAATACCTGATGGCGCAGTACCGCAATGGTGGATTGCTTGTCGACCTTGGAGCCCTCATCATCAAGCCAGACACTTTGGGTGAGGATGCTTACTTGAACGGAAACGACAAACCTCCTGTTTTAAACCCTTCTCATCCCGCTGTCATTGAATGGCGAGCCATGACTGTTATTTGTTTGTATGTGCCTAAACTTTGCACCAGCCCTTGAACGGATGGCATAGCTAATAACAAGACAGAGACAAGATCCACAGTCTTATCTGTGAGAAACTTGATGTAAGCCAGGATATCTTAAGCCTTGCCCAGGTCCTGGAGGCTGCGACATGGAAGGGTGGAAGGGAAATTgccaaagagaagagggcCGATGGAGGACCTCCTATTGAAATTATCAGTGACGGCACAGTTTTTTAAGCAGGATCTTATTACAAGCAAAGTCATGAATGTAGCCCTGAAGTTATGCATTACATTTTAAACTAAAACGTCACTCCTCTAATGCCCATGAGGACTAGTCTCCTCCTTTTGTTCTGGTGCAACTTGTATACTGTCATCTATCCTTAACAAACTCGTCGCTGCCTCCAAAGCAGATTTCaaacttttgattttgcttATCGTAGGTTCCAAAACACCTGCCTGCCTATTGTCAATGACTTCACCATTGATCAAATCAAGTCCATAAAACATGAGTCCACGCTTAGGATCGTTCAAAGAAGCATTTTGAGCAGCATTATGATAAGCTCGAAGTTTAGCAACCAAGTCGGTAGAGTCTTTGGCAGCATTGATAGAGAGAGTTTTAGGGATGGTGAGGAGTGCGGAGGCAAATTCAGCAATAGCTAATTGTTCTCGGGAACCCTTCATTGTACATTAGCATGTGTAGATATaataagagaaaagaactTACCAAGGTGGTGGCAAAATTCTCAAGATAGATAGACAATGCAGTCTCTACAGCTCCACCACCAGGGACAACACTCCCACTCTCCAATGTCCTCTTGACGATGGACAACGCATCATGTAACgctctttccatctcatctaGCATAAAGTCGTTGGCACCTCGCAGAATGATAGAAGCAGAATTGACCACCCTTGTACCCTTGACAAGGATGAGCTCATCGTCACTGATCCTTTCCTGAATGACTTCTTCAGCGTAACCCAGACTTGTAGCCTCAAATGTCTCATCGCCTTCAAGGTTTGCTAAAGAGGAAACCAGAGTGGCTCCGGTAGCCTTTGCAATCCTCCTCAAATCCTCCTTCCTACACCTTCTAACAGCCATAGCACCAGCCTCGACAAATTCCTTCAAAACGAGATCATCAATGCCTTTGGTGGTTAAGATCACGTTGGCACCAGTAGCAAGAATTTTTCGCACCCTCTCGAGGGTAATCTCGCTCTCCCGTGCGCGAATTGTCTCGAGCTGATTGGGGTCATCAATTGTGATATGAACACCAAGGTGCATACGTTGCTTAGCAAGGTTAATATCCAAACAAGCAATTTTGGCATTTGTGATGCGAGTCTTCATCGCATGTGAAGCGACAGTGCAGTTCAAAGCATAGCCTTTAACAAGGAAACTCTCTCGCGCGGATTTGCCGTGTGCTTTAAGAATGTTGACAGCCTTTACAGGATACTTTTTTTCGCCTTTGGCATTGATTGTCTTGACAGCGAGCATAGCATCAACGGCAAGAGGGCCAAAAAAGTCGTCGTCGGCGGCAATAATCTTGGAAGACATGGAGGTTTTGGATACATTGATGAGAGAATCTTTACCGAGCTTCTCAACCTTTGTTGAGAGCTGTTCAGCCATGAAACGGCAAGCTTCTTTACAAGCAAGTCTAATAACCCGGTGAGCTTTAAACAGAAACTTACAGATAGCTACATACCGGTAACCAGTAATGACTGTTGTTGGGTGTATTTTGTTTCGCACAAGCTCGTTGGCACGTCTGAGAAGCTCGGAGGCAAGAAGGACAACAGATGTGGTGCCGTCACCAACTTCCTTATCCTGTTGCGTTGCGAGAGAAACGAGCACCCGGGCCTGCAAAAGTCTCAGCATGGATTGACAAACCTATACCGAACCTAGCCTTACAGCAGGGTGGTTGACTTCTAAAAGCGAAAGGATAGTAGCACCATCGTTTGTGATGGTAACATCTCCAACATTGTCCACAAGCATCTTGTCAAGACTACCCATCATCCATCAGCATAATTATTGCGGTCGACTTTTCGAGACTCACCCTACAGGTCCTAGTGATGACTTTAGGATGTTTGAAACAGTTTGACAAGCCATAACTAAGCCAAGTAATCAGACTTTGTGGCTCATTTCGTTCTCTACATCGTCCAACCAACCATTGGCATCCCGTACTTCAGCACCACTCGTCCTTGAACCTCCCAAAAAAAGGCCCTAGCGTCTATCAACGAATTTTCAACCTTGCAAACAACGAAGCTCACCGCTCTTGGGTCTCTCTGGTACATTGTAGATGCCATTTTTTATTATCTTCAAAGTGAAGAATATGAAAAGATTTAACAAATTCTCAATATTTTGACGCGAAGAATGTGGAAGAAGCTTCAAAAGGAAAGCATGCCagcggaatcaaattctGGTATGCATGTCCGGACTCACTTTCTCGGATCCGGACTTTAGGTTGACGTAACTTTTATAtttgaccttttctttttcttctttgttACAACAACATCTTGTTGTTTCCTTTTCGTTTTCGAACAGTCATCAACATGTCGACGGTCGTTACTGGCCGTACAATTTCGGTTTACAGTATACCATCTCAGCTGCTCTTGAATCTCTCAGTGCGCTCCATTCAAGCTCAGCCACTGAAGCCTAAAGAAATACCTATCCAGACACCACCATCTTCTCTGCCTGTTGGGACAGGGATAAGGTGTCAGACATGCCCTAATGCCCAGTTTGGCTCTGTGGAAGAACAGAGGGAACACTTCAAAAGTGATTGGCATAGGTATAATACCAAGTCAAAGATGAGTGGAGGGAAAACCGTGAGTGCTGAAGAGTGGGATAATATGGTTGAAGGTTGAGCAATACCTTGAGGTCGTTTTGTGACTGCTAAACGAGCGGCATAGGTATATCGTCAATATCTGGGAGcgcatcatcttcctcgGGATCAGACCAATCAAAAGTGGCTCGTCTTCTTAAGAATCAAAAACTTGATACCTCTTCAGACAACTCCTCTGAGGCTGCCGAGCTTGCTGATCGCCAACGTCGTGCTCATCTTCGAACAGCTGTCATATGGTTTTCTCCTACAGTGCCCATACCTGAACTAGGCATTCCTCCAGATACTCAATTCGGTGTGCACAGAGCACTATTTCCGCCTTTTGAACAAGCCGGGGATTATCTGGAggaattgaaaagaataCAACTCAGTGGTGatcgagaagaagacgaggaaaGGCAGTTGACGCTTTTGATGGTTGCTGGCGGACATTTTGCTGGAATGATAGTTGGAATACAGCccagagaaaagacagagcGGCAAGATGTAAAAGGTGCGGGTGATGTGCGCATCATCAAACATAAGACGTTCCATCGATATACTAGCAAGCGCTATTCTTTCACTATGTGATCAGAGCTAATATGGATCTCAGCTCGTAGGAAGCAAGGTGGATCTCAAGCCATCAATGACAACAATAAATCTAAAGCGGCCTCTGCAGGGGCCATGCTCCGTCGTTATGGCGAACAGGCCCTTCAAGAGGAAATTCAGGCCCTCCTCATAGAATGGTCCGACGAGATTAATGCTTCAGAGTGTATATTTATTAGGGCCAGTGCACACGGAAAAAAGAGTTTTTGGGGGTATGAAGGTGCACCGTTGGAAAAAGGCGATCGACGAATACGAACATTCCCTTTCCCTACTAGAAGACCCACTTTGCAAGAGTTGTTGAGATGTTGGCATGAGCTTACGCGTATGAAGATCTCTCACCTTTCGGAGAAGGCATTGAAAGAGCTAGACGAACAGTACATCGCGTCTCTTCAGCCCAAGACTCAACCCAAAGCCAAAGCACCTGCGTCCATTGAAAAGTTCAAAGCGCAAGTTCCTAAGCTttctgctgaagaagaaaccCGACTCGATAGACAGAAACGACTAGAGGAAATGGTAAAAAAAGGACGTTTAAATGCTTTCAAAGTGTTTTGGGAGAAGCATTCGACAGAATTCCTTTCGACATCATCGTCTGCATCTCCTTGTTCTGGTCAAGAGCAGAGCCAGTCTATTCAAGCctcccttctttccatgGCGTCTTCTCACTCTCAAGGAGAAATATTAcaatatcttcttcttgaattGAAATTTGATCCGACTGTATCCGTACCATCTGACCCTTCTAAACGACCATATGatcattcttcttcaaaagctaTTCGAGACATTTATCGACGGGTCGCATACGATCATGCCGGATGGTGGGATTGGAAAGCTGCACGAGTTCCTGAAGGCTTGAGcgaagagcaagagactgagcaaagagagaaaaaagcTGGAAGACGGAAAGGCTTGAAagacaagttgaaagagagagaaaagtcTAGACAAGAAGCTGCTGAGcagcaagaaagagatgaggaaCAAAGGAGATTACAAGaggaaaagcaagaaagagaaaaggcgACAAAGATGGGATCTAAAGGTCCTCAGAAGCTAGGCGGAGGAGGAGTAGAAGGTCTGGCAGGATTGAGCGCCGAGGTGAGGATGcagattgaaagagaacGCCGAGCGAGAGCTGCAGAGGCTAGGTTTGGGGGGAAATAACTGATTTAGAGTTGCATACAAGTTTATAAAAGGTTATACACTTACTATCGAATGCAAAGTACTTTTTAAATCCTTCTCGCTGCCTATTATCTGATAATAATGGGCTTCCGATGTTAAAATTATTGCCTACTCTTTCATAATGCTCAGCTTCACTTCCTATGTTGTACTCTTTCAAGTCTCTTATGATATTGAAAAGCATCATGGCTGCAGACATCATATCTCTAGACTTCATCCACTGGACCCTAAATCTCTGTATATATGTTGCAGAACAAAGACAGTTTGTAGATTTCTGATCTATTAAAGCATTTCCTAGACTGTAATACTTTCAAAAAGCAAATTTAGTCTTCTAAAGCGTCTCCTACTATAGAATGGGTGAACAGGTGAAGGCTGCTGAGCGCTCTGTCAGTTCTTCTACATATTTCTAATCGTATTAGTGTTTTCTCTCATTTCTCGAAATAAttaaatatatatattgttaAGAACAACATGGTTaataaaaaagatgagTGGTAAAGTATGATACGTCATTGTAGGCACAGGGAGGCCTCACTGAGTTGTCGATGCTGAATACTATATAAAAaatagtatatatatatatattgttaaaagtcttgataccgcaaaactagcactggtcaTGCATCgaaaatgaagtatctaaagaaatcgtatctaatcattcaacgtttatctatcatcctcaaagcccaTAATCCCGCGGGGTTTCTAAGAGTGGCAAGTGAAgtgcttgcacttacagtCATGATAGTATTTAAGCCTCTATTATTAACCCACTAAAAAGATTAATAACATTCCCACCATTTCCTCCATCATTTCCCTCCGTGAGTATTcatttgtttctttttaacTTCTGTAGACATTTGACAAATATCTCAAGACATAATTTTAGAATGGCTCAACCGCTAGACGATGATGGCTTTCACTCTATCGCTTGGGACGATGCTCCTGCAAATTCACAGCCAGCCGCTGAGCGATCTCCGGCTCATTCGCCCTTTTCAGAGGGATTTGAGACCATCTCACCTTCCTCTGTTCAGCCGCAGTCCTCACTGGAGCATGACGACTATGGTATAGGTACGGAGGATACAATAACTttggagaggaaagagaggcATGCAGGCaaaggtgttgatggaaaagagtgGAATGGACGCTGGATGTGTATAGAGGTTCAAGAGCCAGCAAAAGAGCACGAGGGAAACAAGGATACGTATATTTCCTATGCTGTTAGAACAGAGGTAAGTTTTCGCTCACTTCCGTTAGTTTTAAGCTCAAATAGGGACAGACTACCTTGCAAACTTTTATACGACCAAAGACAGTGGTCCGCCGTCGCTTTCAGGACTTTGTCTTTCTACATGATCATCTGGCCAAGGCTTTTCCTGCCTGCATTATCCCACCTATACCAGACAAACATCGGTTAGAATATATCAAAGGGGACCGTTTCTCTACTGAATTTGTGGAAAAAAGGCGACAGGATCTACAGAGATTTGCCGATAGGATCAGTCGACATCCGACTTTACAGCGAAGCAAGCTTGTGGGAGACTTTTTGCAAAGCACAGAATGGACTGTAGCCAAGCATCACCATATTGCCCATCCTCCTCCCGAATCACAAAGCTCGTTGATTGACTCATTGTCGGATACCTTCATTAACGCATTCTCCAAAGTCCGAAAACCTGACGCGAGGTTTATTGAGATGATTGATGAACTGGAGCGATTTGAGGAAGGTTTGACAAGCGTGCAGCGCGTGGTTGGTAGAGGCAAAAATCGATTGGAGGGTAGGATATATTGCTGTTTTCTGTTCTTTCGTGCAAAAGGCTGAGAATCAGCAGATTTAGCTTCCGACTATCAAGATATGACAGCGGCATATCAAGGACTGGGGTATCTTGAGTCAGGTATAACTGAACCCCTTAACCGGTTTGCAGAGAAGATGCTGGATTTCTCCACTCTGCTTAAACATACTGCAGGTCATTCCTACTTTTCAATTGATTTGTATTGATGT
The Cryptococcus depauperatus CBS 7841 chromosome 1, complete sequence DNA segment above includes these coding regions:
- a CDS encoding T-complex protein 1 subunit alpha — translated: MASTMYQRDPRAGLFLGGSRTSGAEVRDANVMACQTVSNILKSSLGPVGLDKMLVDNVGDVTITNDGATILSLLEVNHPAARVLVSLATQQDKEVGDGTTSVVLLASELLRRANELVRNKIHPTTVITGYRLACKEACRFMAEQLSTKVEKLGKDSLINVSKTSMSSKIIAADDDFFGPLAVDAMLAVKTINAKGEKKYPVKAVNILKAHGKSARESFLVKGYALNCTVASHAMKTRITNAKIACLDINLAKQRMHLGVHITIDDPNQLETIRARESEITLERVRKILATGANVILTTKGIDDLVLKEFVEAGAMAVRRCRKEDLRRIAKATGATLVSSLANLEGDETFEATSLGYAEEVIQERISDDELILVKGTRVVNSASIILRGANDFMLDEMERALHDALSIVKRTLESGSVVPGGGAVETALSIYLENFATTLGSREQLAIAEFASALLTIPKTLSINAAKDSTDLVAKLRAYHNAAQNASLNDPKRGLMFYGLDLINGEVIDNRQAGVLEPTISKIKSLKSALEAATSLLRIDDSIQVAPEQKEETSPHGH
- a CDS encoding sorting nexin-4, yielding MAQPLDDDGFHSIAWDDAPANSQPAAERSPAHSPFSEGFETISPSSVQPQSSLEHDDYGIGTEDTITLERKERHAGKGVDGKEWNGRWMCIEVQEPAKEHEGNKDTYISYAVRTETTLQTFIRPKTVVRRRFQDFVFLHDHLAKAFPACIIPPIPDKHRLEYIKGDRFSTEFVEKRRQDLQRFADRISRHPTLQRSKLVGDFLQSTEWTVAKHHHIAHPPPESQSSLIDSLSDTFINAFSKVRKPDARFIEMIDELERFEEGLTSVQRVVGRGKNRLEDLASDYQDMTAAYQGLGYLESGITEPLNRFAEKMLDFSTLLKHTNHTTTEPFLAASHSLLAYSAAHRATIKSRDQKHLDFEELSAYLSAVVSERDRLAALSSGHTAAPVGLGTYLRDQVDKIRGTDDIHTRRERMRKLDVKINELQEAVTIAHETSNAFSEEVIKEHIWYELEKREEMKEALQGYVDGQVEMFKTAMDDWDRVIPILQRIRVDV